In Paramormyrops kingsleyae isolate MSU_618 chromosome 13, PKINGS_0.4, whole genome shotgun sequence, a single window of DNA contains:
- the LOC111851828 gene encoding uncharacterized protein — protein MASRKRSAVWPYFQDGVDPNKATCLVCSETIQHCGNTSNLLKHLRSKHQAEFADVEAKRRPFEGASVTAFHHAMETGDYPEMLDSVAVEEDAKHERFAEEAPTAGDAGAAAETCYLSGATSKKRSAVWTYYQDDEDGNKALCLICLENIQHRRNTSNLLKHLRKRHPAEYADVEDRTKRRQVEDGVIAAPPCAFKHQATLQNTCRNATKYPDILEVITVGQSEQEQIRRALEQEARALERERELTEQLRRAQEQEARALEQQRALTDQLRRAQEEEMKRARELEAGVLQRERQAIEQLRRAQEQESMAIEREREALARMREELERDRRLFRRQREAAGQGSQGEVTLKTENADPGLEVTT, from the exons ATGGCGTCGAGAAAACGCAGTGCAGTGTGGCCGTATTTTCAGGACGGCGTGGATCCCAATAAGGCGACGTGCCTGGTGTGCTCGGAAACCATCCAGCACTGTGGTAATACCAGCAACCTGCTGAAGCACCTGCGATCGAAGCACCAGGCGGAATTTGCCGACGTCGAGGCGAAGAGAAGGCCGTTTGAGGGGGCATCGGTGACGGCTTTCCACCATGCAATGGAGACCGGGGATTATCCAG AAATGCTGGATTCCGTAGCGGTAGAAGAAGACGCAAAACACGAGAGATTCGCGGAGGAGGCGCCGACCGCTGGGGACGCCGGTGCCGCCGCCGAGACCTGCTACCTGTCCGGAGCCACGTCCAAAAAGCGGAGCGCCGTGTGGACCTACTACCAGGACGACGAGGACGGCAACAAAGCGCTGTGCCTCATATGTCTGGAGAACATCCAGCACCGCCGCAACACTAGCAATTTGCTGAAACATTTACGGAAAAGACACCCTGCCGAGTACGCCGATGTGGAGGACAGGACAAAAAGGCGACAGGTGGAGGATGGAGTGATCGCCGCGCCGCCCTGCGCTTTTAAGCACCAGGCGACTTTGCAAAACACTTGTAGAAACGCCACGAAATATCCAG ATATACTGGAGGTTATAACTGTTGGGCAGTCTGAACAGGAGCAGATCAGAAGGGCCTTGGAACAGGAGGCTAGggcactggagagagagagggagttgACAGAGCAGCTGAGGAGAGCCCAGGAGCAGGAGGCCAGGGCTTTGGAACAGCAGAGGGCGCTAACGGACCAGTTAAGGAGGGCGCAGGAGGAGGAGATGAAGAGAGCACGCGAGCTAGAAGCTGGAGTGCTGCAGCGGGAGAGGCAGGCGATCGAGCAGCTGAGGAGGGCCCAGGAGCAGGAGTCCATGGccatagagagagagagggaggcgtTGGCGCGGATGAGAGAGGAGCTGGAGCGGGACCGGCGGCTCTTCCggaggcagagagaggctgCAGGACAGGGCAGCCAGGGGGAGGTGACACTCAAAACTGAGAATGCGGACCCTGGGCTGGAGGTGACGACGTGA